The following proteins are encoded in a genomic region of Actinomadura sp. NAK00032:
- a CDS encoding amino acid ABC transporter permease: MFDFSPFFDSFDEILQGFWATIRLAAAAAVLSLIIGTVLASFRVAPVPVLRAFGTGYVSIVRNTPLTLVLLMCSLGLNDILALKFSSTSSVTYYWWAVLGLSAYTGAFVCETLRSGINTVPLGQAEAARSIGLTFTQSLRVIILPQAFRAIIAPLGSVFIAMIKNTTVAAAASYAEVALVTKTIVDKPTFANGVIPLFLGVAVGFLILTLPTGYFFGWLAKRMAVAR, encoded by the coding sequence ATGTTTGACTTCAGCCCGTTCTTCGACAGCTTCGACGAGATCCTCCAGGGATTCTGGGCGACGATCCGCCTGGCGGCCGCCGCGGCGGTGCTCTCCCTCATCATCGGCACGGTCCTGGCGAGCTTCCGCGTCGCCCCCGTCCCGGTGCTGCGCGCCTTCGGCACGGGCTATGTCAGCATCGTCCGCAACACGCCGCTGACGCTGGTGCTGCTGATGTGCAGCCTCGGCCTCAACGACATCCTCGCGCTGAAGTTCTCCTCGACCTCGTCGGTGACCTACTACTGGTGGGCCGTCCTCGGCCTGTCCGCCTACACCGGCGCGTTCGTCTGCGAGACGCTCCGGTCGGGGATCAACACGGTCCCGCTGGGCCAGGCGGAGGCGGCGCGGTCGATCGGCCTGACCTTCACCCAGTCGCTGCGCGTGATCATCCTGCCGCAGGCGTTCCGCGCGATCATCGCGCCGCTGGGCAGCGTCTTCATCGCGATGATCAAGAACACCACGGTCGCCGCGGCGGCGAGCTACGCCGAGGTCGCGCTGGTCACCAAGACGATCGTCGACAAGCCCACGTTCGCGAACGGCGTCATCCCGCTGTTCCTCGGCGTGGCCGTCGGCTTCCTGATCCTCACCTTGCCCACCGGATACTTCTTCGGCTGGCTGGCCAAGCGGATGGCGGTGGCCCGATGA
- a CDS encoding glutamate ABC transporter substrate-binding protein, with protein MRVRRFGALIGAGMALSLALSACGSDTEKTEAKTVVQKAKDDKKLTIGIKFDQPALGLKKPDGTYDGFDVDVAKYVAQKLGVPESGITFKETTSANRESFIGGGQVDLIFATYSITEARKQQVTFGGPYYVAHQDTMVKADNTDIKKAADLKGKKLCKAAGSNSFRRITEGPPDGKLNIKGVTLVDASSYSECVSKLKSGALDAVSTDDLILAGFANQQKGSFKVINDPFTDEKYGVGIKKGDTETCEAVNKAITEMYSDGTAKTLLEKHFAGTGLKLVTTAPQMEGCS; from the coding sequence ATGCGAGTACGTCGTTTCGGCGCCCTCATCGGGGCGGGGATGGCGCTGTCCCTGGCGCTCAGCGCGTGTGGCAGCGACACCGAGAAGACCGAGGCCAAGACGGTCGTCCAGAAGGCCAAGGACGACAAGAAGCTGACCATCGGCATCAAGTTCGACCAGCCGGCGCTCGGGCTGAAGAAGCCCGACGGCACCTACGACGGCTTCGACGTGGACGTCGCCAAGTACGTCGCGCAGAAGCTGGGCGTGCCCGAGAGCGGCATCACGTTCAAGGAGACGACCTCCGCGAACCGCGAGTCGTTCATCGGCGGCGGGCAGGTCGACCTGATCTTCGCCACCTACTCCATCACCGAGGCGCGCAAGCAGCAGGTGACCTTCGGCGGTCCCTACTACGTCGCGCACCAGGACACGATGGTCAAGGCCGACAACACCGACATCAAGAAGGCCGCCGACCTCAAGGGCAAGAAGCTCTGCAAGGCGGCCGGGTCGAACTCGTTCCGCCGCATCACCGAGGGCCCGCCGGACGGCAAGCTCAACATCAAGGGCGTCACGCTGGTCGACGCCAGCAGCTACTCCGAGTGCGTGAGCAAGCTGAAGTCCGGCGCGCTGGACGCGGTGAGCACCGACGACCTGATCCTGGCCGGGTTCGCCAACCAGCAGAAGGGCTCCTTCAAGGTCATCAACGACCCCTTCACCGACGAGAAGTACGGCGTCGGCATCAAGAAGGGCGACACCGAGACCTGCGAGGCCGTCAACAAGGCCATCACGGAGATGTACTCCGACGGCACCGCCAAGACCCTGCTGGAGAAGCACTTCGCCGGCACCGGGCTGAAGCTCGTCACGACCGCCCCGCAGATGGAGGGCTGCTCCTGA
- a CDS encoding amino acid ABC transporter ATP-binding protein has product MVENVDKHFGELHVLKDINLTVNSGEVVVVIGPSGGGKSTLCRSINRLEPIDGGKILVDGKELPKEGKELAKLRADVGMVFQSFNLFAHKTILENVTLGPVKVRGQGKQEAQKHAMELLDRVGIANQAGKYPAQLSGGQQQRAAIARSLAMRPKVMLFDEPTSALDPEMVNEVLDVMTGLAREGMTMIVVTHEMGFARRAAQKVVFMADGQIVEENTPDEFFTNARTDRAKDFLSKILTH; this is encoded by the coding sequence GTGGTCGAGAACGTCGACAAGCACTTCGGCGAGCTGCACGTCCTCAAGGACATCAACCTCACGGTGAACTCCGGCGAGGTCGTCGTCGTCATCGGCCCGTCCGGGGGCGGCAAGTCGACCCTCTGCCGGTCGATCAACCGGCTGGAGCCCATCGACGGCGGGAAGATCCTCGTGGACGGCAAGGAGCTGCCCAAGGAGGGCAAGGAGCTGGCGAAGCTCCGCGCCGACGTGGGCATGGTGTTCCAGTCGTTCAACCTGTTCGCCCACAAGACGATCCTCGAGAACGTCACGCTCGGGCCGGTGAAGGTCCGCGGGCAGGGCAAGCAGGAGGCCCAGAAGCACGCGATGGAGCTGCTCGACCGGGTCGGCATCGCCAACCAGGCGGGCAAGTACCCGGCGCAGCTGTCCGGCGGGCAGCAGCAGCGGGCCGCGATCGCGCGCTCCCTGGCGATGAGGCCCAAGGTGATGCTCTTCGACGAGCCGACCTCGGCGCTGGACCCGGAGATGGTCAACGAGGTCCTGGACGTCATGACGGGGCTCGCCCGCGAGGGCATGACGATGATCGTCGTCACGCACGAGATGGGGTTCGCGCGCCGCGCCGCCCAGAAGGTCGTGTTCATGGCGGACGGCCAGATCGTCGAGGAGAACACCCCCGACGAGTTCTTCACCAATGCGCGCACCGACCGCGCGAAGGACTTCCTTTCCAAGATCCTCACGCACTGA
- the miaB gene encoding tRNA (N6-isopentenyl adenosine(37)-C2)-methylthiotransferase MiaB, translated as MSAPMETAARTYEIRTYGCQMNVHDSERLSGLLEAAGYVRAGDAEPDVVVFNTCAVRENADNRLYGNLGHLRPVKDGHPGMQIAVGGCLAQKDRDTIVKRAPWVDVVFGTHNIGSLPALLERARVRDEAQVEIEESLVTFPSTLPTRRESPYAAWVSISVGCNNTCTFCIVPSLRGKEKDRRPGEILAEVEALVGEGALEVTLLGQNVNAYGSGFGALSAAPDEVRAMTEGGQSAFAGLLRACGGVEGLERVRFTSPHPKDFTDDVIAAMAETPNVMPSLHMPLQSGSDAVLRAMRRSYRQERYLGIIGKVREAIPDAAITTDIIVGFPGETEADFEETLHVVREARFSSAFTFQYSKRPGTPAATMDGQLPKEVVQERYERLIALQEEISWAENKKQLGRTLEVLVAEGEGRKDEATRRLSGRARDNRLVHFGAPEQPVRPGDMVTVEVTYAAPHHLVADKPVLDVRRTRAGDAWEARQGDGGGPKGVALGMPSIGRPAAAPAAPSGHGCS; from the coding sequence ATGAGTGCGCCAATGGAGACGGCCGCCCGCACGTACGAGATCCGTACCTACGGGTGCCAGATGAACGTCCACGACTCCGAGCGGCTGTCCGGGCTGCTGGAGGCGGCCGGGTACGTCCGCGCCGGGGACGCCGAGCCCGATGTGGTGGTGTTCAACACCTGCGCGGTGCGGGAGAACGCCGACAACCGGCTCTACGGCAACCTCGGCCACCTGCGGCCGGTCAAGGACGGCCATCCGGGCATGCAGATCGCCGTCGGCGGCTGCCTCGCGCAGAAGGACCGCGACACCATCGTCAAGCGCGCCCCCTGGGTGGACGTGGTGTTCGGCACCCACAACATCGGGTCGCTGCCCGCGCTGCTGGAGCGTGCCCGCGTGCGGGACGAGGCACAGGTCGAGATCGAAGAGTCGCTGGTGACCTTCCCCTCGACGCTGCCGACGCGCCGGGAGTCGCCGTACGCGGCGTGGGTGTCGATCTCCGTCGGCTGCAACAACACGTGCACGTTCTGCATCGTCCCGTCCCTGCGCGGCAAGGAGAAGGACCGCCGCCCCGGTGAGATCCTCGCCGAGGTCGAGGCGCTCGTCGGCGAGGGCGCGCTGGAGGTCACCCTCCTGGGGCAGAACGTCAACGCCTACGGCTCGGGCTTCGGGGCCCTGTCGGCGGCGCCGGACGAGGTGCGCGCCATGACGGAGGGCGGCCAGTCCGCCTTCGCGGGCCTGCTGCGCGCCTGCGGCGGCGTCGAGGGCCTGGAGCGGGTCCGGTTCACCTCGCCGCACCCCAAGGACTTCACCGACGACGTCATCGCGGCGATGGCCGAGACGCCGAACGTGATGCCGTCGCTGCACATGCCGCTGCAGTCCGGGTCGGACGCGGTGCTGCGCGCGATGCGGCGCTCGTACCGGCAGGAGCGCTACCTCGGCATCATCGGCAAGGTGCGGGAGGCGATCCCGGACGCGGCGATCACCACCGACATCATCGTGGGCTTCCCCGGCGAGACCGAGGCCGACTTCGAGGAGACCCTGCACGTGGTGCGGGAGGCCCGGTTCTCCTCGGCGTTCACCTTCCAGTACTCCAAGCGGCCGGGCACCCCGGCGGCGACCATGGACGGCCAGCTGCCGAAGGAGGTCGTCCAGGAGCGGTACGAGCGGCTCATCGCCCTCCAGGAGGAGATCTCCTGGGCGGAGAACAAGAAGCAGCTCGGCCGCACGCTGGAGGTCCTGGTCGCGGAGGGCGAGGGGCGCAAGGACGAGGCGACCCGCCGGCTGTCCGGCCGCGCGCGCGACAACCGCCTCGTGCACTTCGGCGCCCCGGAGCAGCCCGTCCGGCCCGGCGACATGGTCACCGTCGAGGTGACCTACGCGGCGCCGCACCACCTGGTCGCCGACAAGCCCGTGCTGGACGTCCGCCGCACGCGGGCGGGCGACGCGTGGGAGGCTCGCCAGGGGGACGGCGGCGGTCCGAAGGGCGTCGCGCTGGGCATGCCTTCGATCGGACGGCCCGCTGCGGCCCCGGCCGCGCCGTCCGGCCACGGCTGCTCCTGA
- a CDS encoding antitoxin yields MSIVDKVKQMLGQHSDKARQGVERAGDMIDERTGGKYADKVDKVQEKAGDYIDRGEGGRGGTGQSGQGGQGGQGGQMGQGGQPGQGQGPS; encoded by the coding sequence ATGTCCATCGTCGACAAGGTCAAGCAGATGCTCGGGCAGCACTCCGACAAGGCCAGGCAGGGCGTCGAGCGCGCCGGGGACATGATCGACGAGCGCACCGGCGGCAAGTACGCCGACAAGGTCGACAAGGTCCAGGAGAAGGCCGGCGACTACATCGACCGGGGCGAAGGCGGTCGGGGCGGCACCGGCCAGAGCGGCCAGGGCGGCCAGGGCGGCCAGGGCGGCCAGATGGGGCAGGGCGGCCAGCCCGGCCAGGGCCAGGGCCCCTCCTAG
- the miaA gene encoding tRNA (adenosine(37)-N6)-dimethylallyltransferase MiaA, with translation MIAVVGATAAGKSDLAVELALRLDGEAVNADSMQLYRGMDIGTAKLSAAEMRGVPHHLLDVWDVTRTASVAEYQALSADAIADVRGRGRLPVLVGGSGLYVRAALDEMEFPGTDPAVRARLEEELARVGPGALHERLRRLDPAAGDAILPSNGRRIVRALEVIEITGRPFTATLPEHRYRYGSALQIGVSVPRDALDERIALRVERMWDAGLVDEVRALEKRGLRDGLTAGRALGYAQVLRFLAGEWSEEQAKEDTVRTTRRFARRQESWFRRDPRVRWLPYDAPDLAERALALVTEAAAADEPGRGT, from the coding sequence GTGATCGCGGTCGTCGGGGCGACGGCCGCGGGGAAGTCCGATCTCGCCGTGGAACTGGCGCTGCGGCTGGACGGCGAGGCGGTCAACGCCGACTCGATGCAGCTCTACCGCGGCATGGACATCGGCACGGCGAAGCTGTCCGCGGCCGAGATGCGCGGGGTCCCGCACCATCTGCTGGACGTCTGGGACGTGACGAGGACCGCCAGCGTCGCCGAGTACCAGGCGCTGAGCGCGGACGCGATCGCGGACGTCCGGGGCCGGGGGCGGCTGCCGGTCCTGGTCGGCGGGTCCGGGCTGTACGTGCGCGCGGCGCTCGACGAGATGGAGTTCCCCGGGACGGACCCGGCCGTCCGGGCGCGCCTGGAGGAGGAGCTGGCGCGGGTCGGCCCCGGTGCGCTGCACGAACGGCTGCGCCGGCTCGACCCGGCCGCCGGGGACGCCATCCTGCCGAGCAACGGGCGCCGGATCGTCCGCGCCCTGGAGGTCATCGAGATCACCGGCCGCCCGTTCACCGCGACGCTGCCCGAGCACCGGTACCGGTACGGCTCGGCGCTGCAGATCGGCGTGAGCGTCCCGCGCGACGCCCTGGACGAGCGCATCGCCCTGCGGGTGGAGCGGATGTGGGACGCGGGCCTGGTCGACGAGGTGCGGGCCCTGGAGAAGCGGGGCCTGCGGGACGGCCTGACCGCCGGGCGGGCGCTCGGCTACGCGCAGGTGCTGCGGTTCCTGGCGGGGGAGTGGTCCGAGGAGCAGGCCAAGGAGGACACGGTCCGGACGACGCGGCGCTTCGCCCGCCGGCAGGAGTCCTGGTTCCGCCGCGACCCGCGCGTCCGGTGGCTCCCTTATGACGCCCCCGACCTGGCCGAGCGCGCACTCGCCCTGGTCACGGAGGCCGCGGCGGCGGACGAGCCAGGGCGGGGCACCTGA
- the dapF gene encoding diaminopimelate epimerase: protein MRFVKGHGTENDFVILPDPDGVLDLTPEAVARLCDRRAGIGADGVLRVVRTKAADIDADVDADAEWFMDYRNADGGIAEMCGNGMRVFARYLVDSGLAAPGEWDVATRGGLRRVALGASGDVSVDMGAPELLGYGEASLAGVAFQGRRVSVGNPHLACRVDGPVAALDLSRAPGFDPAVFPDGVNVEFFRSVGERHVEMRVFERGSGETRSCGTGTVAVAAAAAQGTPGTSEWTVDVPGGRVTVTLDGRTSHLRGPAVLVAEGETRPGWI from the coding sequence ATGCGGTTTGTCAAAGGCCACGGCACTGAGAACGACTTCGTGATCCTGCCCGACCCGGACGGCGTCCTCGACCTCACCCCGGAGGCCGTCGCGCGGCTGTGCGACCGGCGCGCCGGTATCGGCGCCGACGGGGTGCTGCGCGTCGTCCGGACGAAGGCGGCGGACATCGACGCGGACGTGGACGCGGACGCCGAGTGGTTCATGGACTACCGCAACGCCGATGGCGGCATCGCCGAGATGTGCGGCAACGGGATGCGGGTCTTCGCCCGCTACCTCGTCGACTCCGGCCTGGCCGCGCCCGGCGAGTGGGACGTGGCGACCCGTGGGGGCCTGCGCCGGGTGGCGCTCGGCGCGTCCGGCGACGTGAGCGTGGACATGGGCGCGCCCGAACTCCTCGGCTACGGCGAGGCGTCCCTGGCGGGCGTGGCGTTCCAGGGCCGGCGGGTCTCGGTGGGCAACCCGCACCTGGCGTGCCGCGTGGACGGGCCGGTCGCCGCGCTGGACCTGTCGCGCGCCCCCGGCTTCGACCCGGCCGTGTTCCCCGACGGGGTGAACGTCGAGTTCTTCCGGTCCGTCGGGGAGCGGCACGTGGAGATGCGGGTGTTCGAGCGCGGCTCCGGCGAGACGCGCTCCTGCGGCACCGGGACGGTCGCGGTGGCCGCCGCCGCGGCCCAGGGTACGCCGGGCACGTCCGAATGGACCGTGGACGTTCCGGGCGGCCGGGTCACCGTCACCCTCGACGGGCGGACCAGTCATCTGCGCGGCCCGGCGGTGCTCGTCGCCGAGGGCGAGACCCGTCCGGGGTGGATCTAG
- a CDS encoding sensor histidine kinase, whose amino-acid sequence MMETAAHGRAAGRLGVLLALAAVASVAASLTLGGWLPSAERMVWWHPEILVALAWTPVGAVLLRHRPGLTVAWLMVGAGFSAALYVLTLNLTPWADRHGWAAAGFIDWAGTWLWAVDTYALTLVLPLFFPDGRLVSRWFRPVLVLACLVPVIVCVHLTIDPSVRRWHNGVSVYPFDEIPLPISVVILGTLAAGLFSVLVRFVRSPPDVRRQIAWVVYPGILAEGVIYIGENSPIGDPLRNITIVAVPICIAIAITRFRLYDIDLVVSRTLVYAGLVVVITGVYFALVGAASLLAHGRGTLAGLAGAIVAGAVFEPVRRRLQRMVDGVIHGERDPYRIADTLNRRLQTAADPGAALAAAAEVARSALHATGVVIEVLDRDGRTISAEDGVLGPRPQLVPLVWHGEPVGRLLFGVTRTPDARLSGILARNLAELANAARLAADVQRSREHILRTREEERRRLRRDLHDGLGPTLASLAMTVDAARITLRTDPEAVDTLLEELRATMGRTIGDIRDLVYGLRPPALDDLGLEGAIQALGGVVATGDGPTVDVRVEGDLNGLPAAAEVAAYRIVQEALTNVHRHANAGCAEVTLCLNGDLHVTIGDDGVGLPDRLRSGVGMSSMRERATELGGSCTVGPGPNGGTLVRARLPVNGAHP is encoded by the coding sequence ATGATGGAGACGGCAGCACACGGCCGCGCGGCGGGGCGCCTCGGCGTCCTGCTCGCGCTGGCCGCGGTCGCGTCCGTCGCCGCGTCGCTGACCCTCGGCGGCTGGCTGCCGTCGGCCGAGCGGATGGTCTGGTGGCATCCGGAGATCCTCGTCGCGCTGGCCTGGACGCCCGTCGGCGCCGTGCTGCTGCGGCACCGGCCGGGGCTGACGGTCGCCTGGCTCATGGTCGGCGCCGGTTTCAGCGCGGCCCTGTACGTCCTGACGCTGAACCTCACACCGTGGGCGGACCGGCACGGCTGGGCCGCGGCCGGGTTCATCGACTGGGCCGGCACCTGGCTGTGGGCCGTCGACACCTACGCGCTGACGCTGGTCCTGCCGCTGTTCTTCCCGGACGGGCGGCTCGTGTCGCGCTGGTTCCGGCCGGTGCTAGTGCTGGCCTGCCTCGTGCCGGTCATCGTGTGCGTGCATCTGACGATCGATCCCAGTGTGCGGCGGTGGCACAACGGGGTGTCGGTGTACCCGTTCGATGAGATCCCGCTGCCGATCAGCGTCGTCATCCTCGGCACCCTGGCCGCGGGCCTCTTCTCCGTGCTCGTCCGGTTCGTCCGGTCGCCGCCTGATGTCCGGCGCCAGATCGCCTGGGTCGTCTACCCCGGCATCCTCGCCGAGGGGGTCATCTACATCGGCGAGAACAGTCCCATCGGGGATCCCTTGCGCAATATCACCATCGTCGCCGTGCCGATCTGCATCGCGATCGCCATCACCCGCTTCCGGCTGTACGACATCGACCTCGTGGTCAGCAGGACGCTGGTGTACGCCGGGCTGGTGGTCGTCATCACCGGCGTGTACTTCGCGCTGGTCGGCGCGGCGAGCCTGCTCGCGCACGGCCGGGGCACCCTCGCCGGCCTGGCCGGGGCGATCGTCGCGGGCGCGGTGTTCGAGCCCGTCCGGCGGCGCCTCCAGCGGATGGTGGACGGCGTCATCCACGGCGAGCGCGACCCGTACCGGATCGCCGACACCCTCAACCGGCGGCTGCAGACCGCCGCCGACCCCGGGGCCGCGCTCGCCGCGGCCGCCGAGGTGGCCCGCTCCGCGCTGCACGCGACCGGCGTGGTGATCGAGGTGCTGGACCGCGACGGCCGGACGATCTCCGCCGAGGACGGCGTGCTCGGCCCGCGGCCGCAGCTCGTCCCGCTGGTGTGGCACGGGGAGCCGGTGGGCCGGCTGCTGTTCGGCGTCACCCGCACCCCGGACGCGCGGCTGTCGGGCATCCTCGCCCGCAACCTCGCCGAGCTGGCCAACGCGGCCCGGCTCGCCGCGGACGTCCAGCGCTCCCGCGAGCACATCCTGCGCACCCGGGAGGAGGAGCGGCGGCGGCTCCGCCGCGACCTGCACGACGGCCTCGGCCCGACGCTCGCCAGCCTCGCCATGACGGTGGACGCGGCCCGCATCACGCTGAGGACCGACCCGGAGGCGGTGGACACGCTCCTGGAGGAGCTGCGCGCCACCATGGGGCGCACCATCGGCGACATCCGCGACCTGGTGTACGGGCTGCGCCCGCCCGCGCTGGACGACCTCGGGCTGGAGGGCGCGATCCAGGCGCTCGGCGGCGTCGTCGCCACCGGGGACGGCCCGACGGTCGACGTGCGTGTTGAGGGCGACCTGAACGGCCTGCCCGCCGCCGCGGAGGTCGCCGCGTACCGGATCGTCCAGGAGGCGCTGACGAACGTGCACCGGCACGCCAACGCCGGCTGCGCCGAGGTCACGCTGTGCCTGAACGGTGATCTGCACGTCACGATCGGCGATGACGGCGTGGGGCTGCCCGACCGGCTGCGTTCCGGGGTCGGCATGTCGTCGATGCGGGAACGCGCGACGGAGCTGGGCGGATCCTGCACGGTCGGCCCCGGCCCCAACGGCGGGACCCTCGTCCGCGCCCGGCTGCCGGTCAACGGCGCCCACCCCTGA
- a CDS encoding ABC transporter permease gives MAGFVLRRVLSRAVLVVLAGSLAYLLAAAVLDPRAAFEGRTPRPPEAVVDARLSALNLNDRTPVQDRYVVWVRGVLHGDFGRTQEGEPVNAELWRRLGGSLRLLVPGGVLGGALGILVGAYAAAKRGRVPDRLVTGGACLLLAVPVFVLAVLLQAAAVTVNDVLGVRVFVWVGEGEPRNFADQARHLLLPMATIALAQLALYSRYQRGLMLDVLRADFVRTARAKGLSQRSALLRHGLRAAFVPMTTYFAYASGLLILGGVFTEKVFGRHGMGEWLVDSIARGDVNVVAAIDCVAACVVVLSGLVSDVLNAALDPRVRSEGAA, from the coding sequence GTGGCGGGGTTTGTGCTGCGGCGAGTGCTCAGCCGCGCGGTGCTGGTCGTGCTCGCCGGGAGCCTCGCCTACCTGCTCGCCGCGGCCGTGCTCGATCCGCGGGCCGCGTTCGAGGGGCGGACACCGCGCCCGCCCGAGGCCGTCGTCGATGCCCGGCTCAGCGCTCTGAACCTGAACGACCGGACGCCGGTGCAAGACCGCTATGTGGTCTGGGTGCGGGGCGTCCTGCACGGGGACTTCGGTCGGACGCAGGAGGGCGAGCCCGTCAACGCCGAGTTATGGCGACGGCTCGGTGGCAGCCTCCGGTTGCTGGTTCCCGGCGGGGTTCTGGGAGGCGCGCTGGGGATTCTGGTCGGCGCGTACGCGGCGGCCAAGCGTGGGCGGGTTCCGGACAGGCTCGTCACGGGCGGGGCCTGCCTGCTGTTGGCCGTGCCTGTGTTCGTTCTGGCGGTGCTGTTACAGGCGGCTGCCGTGACGGTGAACGACGTGCTGGGCGTGCGCGTGTTCGTGTGGGTGGGGGAGGGCGAGCCCCGCAATTTTGCTGATCAGGCGCGGCATCTGCTGCTTCCGATGGCCACGATCGCGCTCGCGCAACTCGCTCTCTACAGCCGGTACCAGCGGGGGCTGATGCTGGACGTCCTGCGTGCCGATTTCGTGCGGACCGCGCGGGCCAAGGGGCTCTCGCAGCGGAGCGCCTTGCTGCGGCACGGGCTGCGTGCAGCGTTCGTACCGATGACCACGTACTTCGCCTATGCGTCCGGGCTGCTCATTCTCGGCGGGGTGTTCACCGAGAAGGTCTTCGGGCGGCACGGCATGGGCGAGTGGCTCGTCGACTCGATCGCGCGCGGCGACGTCAACGTGGTCGCGGCGATCGACTGCGTCGCCGCCTGCGTCGTCGTCTTGTCCGGGCTGGTGTCGGACGTCCTGAACGCCGCTCTCGACCCGCGCGTCCGGTCCGAGGGTGCGGCATGA
- a CDS encoding ABC transporter permease — protein sequence MTRRGVVGVVLLVAVFVLAFAGPLVAPWRWDETDFAAFGQGPSARHWLGTTQSGRDVFALTLRGAQKSLIIGLLAALLSTGFAAVVGSVAGFAGGLLDRALMWGVDLLLVLPSFLVVAVLAPGGAWPMLAPLLAAFMWMLTARVVRAMTLSVREREYVLAARFIGVRTSRALVRHVLPQMASLLVVDASLSAGVAIVAEGGLSFLGFGARPPDVSLGTMIAEGRGAAAAWPFLSAAGLLVLIVLAVNLVGDGLRDVLDPLRDAR from the coding sequence ATGACCCGGCGGGGTGTCGTCGGGGTCGTGCTCCTGGTGGCGGTGTTCGTCCTGGCGTTCGCGGGGCCGCTCGTGGCGCCATGGCGCTGGGACGAGACCGACTTCGCGGCGTTCGGTCAGGGGCCGTCGGCGCGGCACTGGCTCGGGACGACGCAGAGCGGGCGGGACGTCTTCGCGCTCACCCTGCGCGGTGCCCAGAAGTCCCTGATCATCGGGCTTCTGGCCGCGCTGCTCTCGACGGGGTTCGCCGCCGTGGTCGGTTCTGTCGCCGGGTTCGCGGGCGGTCTGCTCGACCGGGCCCTGATGTGGGGCGTCGATCTCTTGCTTGTATTGCCGTCCTTCCTCGTGGTCGCCGTTCTGGCGCCGGGCGGGGCATGGCCGATGCTCGCGCCTCTGCTCGCCGCGTTCATGTGGATGCTCACCGCCAGGGTGGTCCGGGCGATGACGCTGTCGGTGCGCGAGCGCGAATACGTGCTCGCCGCCCGGTTCATCGGGGTGCGCACGTCGCGTGCGCTCGTCCGGCACGTCCTGCCGCAGATGGCGTCGCTGCTGGTCGTGGACGCGAGCCTCTCCGCCGGCGTCGCGATCGTCGCCGAGGGCGGGCTGTCCTTCCTCGGCTTCGGCGCCCGTCCGCCGGACGTCTCGCTGGGCACGATGATCGCGGAGGGGCGGGGCGCGGCGGCCGCCTGGCCGTTCCTGTCCGCCGCCGGGCTGCTCGTGCTGATCGTCCTCGCCGTGAACCTGGTCGGCGACGGGTTGCGGGACGTCCTCGATCCGCTGCGGGACGCGCGTTGA